Proteins from a genomic interval of Hydrogenophaga sp. PAMC20947:
- the xth gene encoding exodeoxyribonuclease III, whose protein sequence is MKLATWNVNSLNVRLPQVLEWLAANPVDVLALQELKLTDDKFPTLAFGEAGYQSQWFGQKTYNGVALLSKTPATDVIKNIPGFPDEQSRVLCATVSGVRVVGAYFPNGQAPDSDKFVYKMRWLDALRNWVRAEIEQHPNLVLMGDYNITFDDADVWDPVGMRESIHCTTEERTHLQALIGLGLTDAVRQFPQPEKNYSWWDYRNGGFRRNQGMRIDHILISEALRGRATACVVDKVPRANERPSDHAPVVITLAD, encoded by the coding sequence TTGAAACTCGCCACCTGGAACGTCAACTCTCTCAATGTGCGCCTGCCGCAAGTCCTGGAATGGCTGGCCGCCAACCCGGTGGATGTGCTGGCATTGCAAGAGCTCAAGCTCACCGACGACAAGTTCCCCACGCTTGCCTTTGGCGAAGCGGGCTACCAGTCGCAATGGTTTGGCCAGAAGACCTACAACGGTGTGGCGCTGCTCAGCAAGACACCCGCCACCGATGTGATCAAGAACATTCCCGGATTTCCCGACGAACAATCTCGGGTGTTGTGTGCCACAGTCAGTGGCGTGCGTGTGGTCGGGGCCTATTTCCCCAATGGACAGGCCCCCGACAGCGACAAATTTGTCTACAAGATGCGCTGGCTCGACGCCCTGCGCAACTGGGTTCGCGCCGAGATAGAACAGCACCCCAACCTCGTGCTCATGGGCGACTACAACATCACTTTCGACGACGCCGACGTGTGGGACCCCGTGGGCATGCGTGAATCCATTCACTGCACCACCGAAGAGCGCACCCATCTTCAGGCACTGATCGGCCTCGGTCTCACCGACGCTGTGCGCCAGTTCCCCCAGCCCGAGAAGAACTACAGCTGGTGGGACTACCGCAACGGTGGTTTTCGCCGCAACCAGGGCATGCGCATCGACCACATCTTGATCTCCGAGGCGCTCAGAGGCCGTGCCACCGCTTGTGTGGTCGACAAAGTGCCGCGCGCAAACGAACGCCCGAGCGACCACGCCCCCGTGGTCATCACGCTCGCAGACTGA
- a CDS encoding DUF1579 domain-containing protein yields MPLSALSSAPDDFDFVVGDWFVKHRRLDKRLANCHDWTAFDGEMSTHKVLGGFGNLEDNLLKFPGGEFRAIALRAFDKESGTWAIWWLDGRFPGQLDVPVKGRFKDGVGSFYADDIQDGTAVKVRFLWSRSGLNTLRWEQAFSADDGVVWETNWTMDFTRKP; encoded by the coding sequence TTGCCGCTCTCAGCACTTTCTTCAGCCCCAGATGACTTCGACTTTGTTGTCGGAGACTGGTTTGTAAAACATCGTCGCCTCGATAAGCGCTTGGCAAACTGTCACGACTGGACGGCGTTCGATGGCGAAATGTCAACCCACAAGGTACTTGGAGGCTTCGGCAACCTTGAAGACAACCTGCTGAAATTCCCAGGCGGGGAATTTCGCGCCATTGCCTTACGCGCTTTCGACAAAGAGTCAGGAACTTGGGCCATTTGGTGGTTGGATGGTCGCTTCCCTGGCCAATTAGATGTGCCGGTAAAGGGCCGCTTCAAAGATGGCGTCGGCAGCTTCTACGCGGATGACATCCAAGACGGAACTGCGGTCAAGGTTCGTTTCCTTTGGTCCCGTTCAGGCCTCAACACTTTGCGCTGGGAGCAAGCATTCTCAGCGGACGACGGTGTAGTTTGGGAGACCAACTGGACAATGGACTTCACGCGAAAGCCATAG